The Candidatus Pantoea floridensis genome includes a window with the following:
- a CDS encoding Hha/YmoA family nucleoid-associated regulatory protein: MTRTEWLMKFRRCQTLDTLEKVYEHLSYTGDAQEAFVMTQAYDHRKAELAAGKLFDRVPMHVWQYVK, from the coding sequence ATGACCCGAACCGAATGGCTGATGAAGTTCCGTCGGTGCCAGACCCTGGACACGCTTGAAAAGGTTTATGAGCACCTGAGCTACACCGGAGATGCTCAGGAAGCATTTGTGATGACTCAGGCCTATGACCACCGTAAGGCGGAATTAGCCGCCGGCAAACTGTTTGATCGCGTGCCCATGCACGTCTGGCAGTACGTGAAGTAA
- the traX gene encoding conjugal transfer protein TraX, translating to MKKSDSAAPQGSTKKARITPKRVGWIALNVVLPAWEISSVTRHAGRNVSRLWQRIRDVTAGRGAGDYRPADWSQAVADSGMAPARLARNFRVSRWIWWGLMWLTGLPAAGFLLMLTAAGSSVSGTGWLRVGCVVLVLLLLAATGFVQALKASYRLWQLTEKRVSASEAGSFQAYLQETRWCRQVLSGGLL from the coding sequence GTGAAAAAGTCTGATTCAGCCGCTCCGCAAGGCAGCACAAAAAAGGCCCGCATCACGCCGAAGCGCGTGGGCTGGATAGCGCTAAACGTTGTCCTGCCGGCGTGGGAGATCTCCAGTGTGACCCGTCACGCAGGGCGCAACGTCTCGCGCCTGTGGCAGCGCATCCGCGACGTCACGGCCGGGCGCGGCGCCGGTGACTACCGCCCTGCGGACTGGTCGCAGGCGGTGGCGGACAGTGGCATGGCGCCTGCGCGGCTGGCGCGTAACTTTCGCGTCAGCCGCTGGATCTGGTGGGGACTGATGTGGCTCACCGGCCTGCCCGCCGCCGGTTTTCTGCTGATGCTGACGGCCGCCGGCAGCAGCGTGAGCGGTACCGGCTGGCTGCGCGTGGGCTGCGTGGTGCTGGTCCTGCTGCTGCTCGCCGCTACCGGCTTTGTGCAGGCGCTGAAGGCGAGCTATCGCCTGTGGCAGCTGACAGAGAAGCGGGTGTCGGCGTCAGAGGCGGGGAGTTTTCAGGCGTACCTGCAGGAGACGCGCTGGTGCCGTCAGGTGCTGAGCGGCGGGCTATTGTGA
- a CDS encoding DotA/TraY family protein produces MKLLTKIQAAALLCAASCPALADGVDYQTISDAASKTGDLSRQALVMIFGDVVISPFQPGQATLIGSLFALLNGVLCTVALVWFLIVTLKTLFKGGQDGKVFSAGRSMLHPVMSFAGFITLIPTASGWSLSQLVMLWAASTMGIGSANLLTDKAADMISSGMSLVVQPTAPSTRSAARAVFEMNLCKYATNRELSSLYQDGQARTALMETKGGNGDYTTGNGSALCGSARIPEPSSGMLDSLFGSAVNTASVTTAQRGALDTMQSTLDAAAQAYVDAYLSKRDQDTGTLSDPETTIQNAAAAYETTVNNALNQLNYQDSLQSQLISQLKTYGWISLGAWYNTFATANSKTSEVANAAPVTSGASLHGETGTGDLYHQVLAAYRSQVQNSTYTAPLGTQTAKDDGAAANATDPDAVFTGIFKSPMQQLTNFIATREFGTDADFSHQVNPLIKMQTIGDYTLLGAESALTIYNLAYATASAADNSVLGKISGLIFVNSGAVVKDALTALSPPFYFVLLLLFALGFSLAVFLPAVPFLYWMVGVFNWIVSVMVGCAAGPMWSATHLGAEEDKGSRSAYGYIFLIDMMLRPSLMVLGFFFASVAVMAGGTLLNLMFGTAIANANADSIIGLFKLVGWLCIYARIATFGVTRVFGLQATLADYVITFLGGAGMAGIMGGLVDDVKGMFAAAGGGARRAPGLQKVQNSGSNKEDGIK; encoded by the coding sequence ATGAAGCTACTGACAAAAATTCAGGCGGCGGCTCTGCTGTGCGCCGCGTCCTGCCCGGCGCTCGCCGACGGCGTGGACTATCAGACCATCAGCGACGCCGCCAGTAAAACCGGAGACCTTTCCCGGCAGGCGCTGGTGATGATTTTCGGCGACGTGGTGATTTCGCCATTTCAGCCCGGGCAGGCCACGCTCATCGGCTCGCTGTTCGCGCTGCTGAACGGCGTGCTGTGTACGGTGGCGCTGGTGTGGTTCCTTATCGTGACGCTGAAAACACTGTTCAAGGGCGGGCAGGACGGTAAGGTCTTCAGCGCCGGACGCTCGATGCTGCACCCCGTGATGAGTTTTGCCGGCTTTATTACGCTGATCCCCACCGCGTCCGGATGGTCGCTGTCGCAGCTGGTGATGCTGTGGGCGGCCTCCACCATGGGCATCGGCAGCGCCAACCTGCTGACCGACAAGGCCGCCGACATGATAAGCAGCGGGATGTCGCTGGTCGTGCAGCCCACTGCGCCCTCCACGCGATCGGCGGCGCGCGCGGTGTTTGAAATGAACCTGTGCAAGTACGCCACCAACCGCGAGCTGTCCTCGCTGTATCAGGACGGGCAGGCGCGCACGGCGCTGATGGAAACGAAGGGCGGCAACGGCGACTACACCACCGGCAACGGCAGCGCGCTGTGCGGCAGCGCCCGTATCCCCGAACCGTCATCGGGGATGCTCGACAGCCTTTTCGGCTCAGCCGTGAACACGGCGAGCGTGACCACGGCGCAGCGGGGCGCCCTGGATACGATGCAGTCCACGCTCGATGCCGCCGCGCAGGCCTATGTCGATGCGTACCTAAGCAAGCGTGACCAGGACACAGGCACGCTGAGCGACCCGGAGACCACGATTCAGAATGCGGCCGCGGCCTATGAAACCACGGTCAACAACGCGCTGAACCAGCTCAACTATCAGGATTCGCTGCAGAGCCAGCTGATCTCGCAGCTCAAAACCTACGGCTGGATTTCGCTGGGTGCCTGGTATAACACCTTTGCGACGGCCAACAGCAAGACAAGCGAGGTGGCCAACGCGGCCCCGGTAACGTCAGGCGCAAGTCTCCACGGCGAAACGGGCACCGGCGATCTGTATCATCAGGTGCTTGCAGCGTACCGGTCTCAGGTACAGAACAGCACTTACACCGCGCCGCTGGGGACGCAAACAGCTAAGGATGATGGTGCGGCAGCAAATGCAACAGATCCAGATGCAGTATTCACCGGTATATTCAAATCGCCGATGCAGCAATTGACCAATTTTATTGCTACCAGAGAATTTGGCACTGACGCGGATTTCTCACATCAGGTTAATCCGCTTATTAAGATGCAGACCATCGGTGACTACACTTTGCTTGGAGCCGAAAGTGCGTTAACTATTTACAATCTCGCGTATGCAACTGCTTCTGCGGCAGATAACTCAGTTTTGGGTAAGATTAGCGGGCTTATTTTTGTTAATTCCGGAGCGGTAGTTAAAGACGCCCTTACGGCACTCTCGCCGCCTTTTTATTTTGTTTTATTACTCCTGTTTGCCTTGGGATTTTCACTGGCCGTGTTTCTGCCTGCGGTGCCGTTTCTGTACTGGATGGTCGGGGTATTCAACTGGATTGTCAGCGTCATGGTGGGTTGTGCCGCGGGCCCGATGTGGTCTGCGACGCACCTGGGGGCTGAAGAAGATAAGGGCAGCAGAAGTGCATACGGCTATATCTTCCTTATCGATATGATGCTGCGCCCGTCACTGATGGTGCTGGGATTCTTTTTTGCCTCCGTGGCAGTGATGGCAGGGGGCACACTGCTGAATCTGATGTTTGGTACGGCTATTGCTAACGCTAACGCAGACTCAATTATTGGCCTGTTCAAACTTGTAGGATGGCTGTGCATATACGCCCGCATCGCGACGTTTGGTGTCACGCGGGTATTCGGGCTGCAGGCCACGCTGGCAGACTATGTGATCACCTTCCTGGGTGGTGCAGGTATGGCCGGCATCATGGGCGGACTGGTCGATGACGTCAAAGGGATGTTTGCTGCTGCAGGCGGTGGTGCGCGTAGAGCGCCAGGGTTGCAGAAAGTGCAGAATAGCGGATCAAATAAAGAGGACGGAATCAAGTAA
- a CDS encoding prepilin peptidase-dependent protein, which produces MTTSGTFAPAAGALSSLLDAAAGPILVLDPCGALWEGFWQAPRWKTLWQAWRLAPGQTQEGDVWDVLGALRHVRATDGCEALAAALFPADAHSDLTRNLMTCVLAFADDTGHFIGRSSGLGALAGQLWADDLWTAIARWSRQYPHHPSLQAARALLTREGAGESVLAISHRMAIFHHPHVAETFTGAPGFSLSALRQRPGQVIFLTPDIRCMESEELTSVYGFLFNALQAMAALHHVAFSLAEPALTAEGDPL; this is translated from the coding sequence ATGACGACAAGCGGTACCTTCGCGCCGGCCGCCGGCGCGCTTTCTTCCCTGCTGGACGCGGCCGCCGGCCCGATTCTGGTGCTGGACCCCTGCGGTGCGCTGTGGGAGGGCTTCTGGCAGGCGCCCCGCTGGAAAACGCTGTGGCAGGCGTGGCGCCTGGCCCCGGGACAGACGCAGGAGGGGGACGTCTGGGACGTGCTGGGCGCGCTGCGCCACGTCCGCGCGACGGACGGCTGCGAGGCACTTGCCGCCGCGCTCTTTCCGGCAGATGCGCACAGCGACCTGACGCGCAACCTCATGACGTGCGTACTGGCGTTCGCCGACGATACGGGCCACTTCATCGGGCGGTCATCCGGGCTCGGCGCGCTGGCCGGTCAGCTGTGGGCCGATGACCTGTGGACCGCCATTGCCCGCTGGAGTCGTCAGTATCCGCATCACCCGTCGCTGCAGGCGGCGCGGGCGCTGCTGACACGTGAAGGGGCCGGTGAGTCTGTTCTCGCCATCAGTCACCGCATGGCCATCTTCCATCACCCGCACGTGGCGGAGACGTTCACGGGCGCGCCGGGGTTCAGCCTCAGCGCGCTGCGCCAGCGTCCGGGACAGGTCATTTTCCTGACGCCTGACATCCGCTGCATGGAAAGTGAGGAGCTGACGTCGGTGTACGGCTTCCTCTTTAATGCGCTGCAGGCGATGGCAGCGCTTCACCACGTGGCGTTTTCACTCGCTGAGCCCGCCCTGACCGCAGAAGGAGATCCCCTGTGA